In Octopus bimaculoides isolate UCB-OBI-ISO-001 chromosome 14, ASM119413v2, whole genome shotgun sequence, the following are encoded in one genomic region:
- the LOC106867367 gene encoding uncharacterized protein LOC106867367 yields the protein MLTAIHSQSDNNLNMTWIIIIVAAAVILSVAIVVSITLCIFRCINHFNNSSAEKNNPKFLSRTEMRQILYQTNNPVAITRNAEEIFSRNLQSINPKSSYYPEMEQLSGEWKFSTTPRRLPPIPQLYNKKVSDGSCDQIDNSSIVTSNNLSDTLPSQRDRKHGWNEADIKHQTSEYSNYTPNIPPVPKDTVIVKLLQQQLHRNTTKEQMPVIRNTKD from the exons ATGTTGACTGCTATCCACTCACAGTCTGATAACAACCTGAATATGACTTGGATAATTATCATTGTAGCAGCAGCTGTAATATTATCTGTGGCTATTGTAGTGTCCATAACATTGTGTATTTTCAGATGTATTAATCATTTCAATAATTCATCTGCagaaaaaaataatccaaaatttcTATCGAGGACTGAAATGAGACAAATCCTGTATCAGACTAACAATCCTGTTGCAATAACTCGGAATGCAGAAGAGATATTTAGCAGAAATCTTCAGTCAATAAACCCTAAAAGTTCATACTATCCAGAGATGGAACAGTTAAGTGGCGAATGGAAATTCTCAACAACACCCAGGAGACTTCCACCCATTCCACAG CTCTATAATAAAAAGGTTTCAGATGGATCTTGTGATCAAATTGACAACAGCAGTATTGTGACATCAAACAACCTAAGTGATACATTGCCATCTCAAAGAGATCGTAAACATGGATGGAATGAAGCTGATATTAAACATCAGACATCAG aATACAGTAACTATACACCAAACATACCTCCAGTACCAAAAG ATACTGTCATTGTCAAACTACTACAGCAGCAGTTACACAGGAACACTACAAAAGAACAAATGCCTGTCATAAGAAACACAAAAGATTAA
- the LOC128249406 gene encoding uncharacterized protein LOC128249406, with the protein MRQILYQTNNPVAITRNAEEIFSRNLQSINPKSPYYPEMEQSANEWKFSTTPRRLPPVPQIYNKQISDESCEQGDNSGIVTSNNLSDTLPSQRDHCRGWSEGDIKNHISEYSNYTPNIPPILKDEHEQDTYLEPIYKK; encoded by the exons ATGAGACAAATCCTGTATCAGACTAACAATCCTGTTGCAATAACTCGGAATGCAGAAGAGATATTTAGCAGAAATCTTCAGTCAATAAACCCCAAAAGTCCATATTATCCAGAGATGGAACAATCAGCCAATGAATGGAAATTCTCAACAACACCCAGGAGACTTCCACCAGTTCCACAG ATCTACAATAAACAGATTTCAGATGAGTCTTGTGAGCAAGGTGACAACAGTGGCATTGTGACATCAAACAACTTAAGTGATACATTACCATCTCAAAGAGATCACTGCCGTGGATGGAGTGAAGGAGATATTAAAAATCATATATCAG AATACAGTAACTACACACCAAACATACCTCCAATACTAAAAGATGAACATGAACAAGACACATATCTAGAAccaatatataagaaatag